In Apis mellifera strain DH4 linkage group LG1, Amel_HAv3.1, whole genome shotgun sequence, the sequence AAATGGAAAGAGAGTAGACTCATAAGTATCTCATCATGTAAAGGGTTAATATTatctcgaaaaagaaagaaaaggcacGACATTCCTTTCTtgcaaaatcaaaatcaaaacgaCAACTCATCTACAACGAGACAAAATGGATCAATATGGGCGAAAGAGAGTAGACTCATAAATATCTCATCACCATTAGAAAAATTACGGTTAAtattatctcaaaaaaaaaagaaagactcACCTGCAACGCGTTGATCTTCTCCTTGCTCGACCCTTTCCTCGCGATCTCCGCCTGCCCCCCCATCCCGTCGCTCCGTATCCTCGCGTCCGATATATCCCCCGTATCGGGCGATATATTCCTCCTTATCGAGTCCATCGACTTCTTGCGCACCACTCGCTGCGGGTGACGGACCCGCttcttcctccccccttctcCCCCCGCCACCTGATCCCCTGGCCCCCCCGATAACCGGCCAACgactctcctccctccccaccCCCCTTCGCCCGGCCGATGTTTCCTCTCCGGATATCCTCGCTCCCGGCATCCTTCCTCCCCTTCTTAAGCCTCCTCCGACCATTCCTACCCCCCCTGTACGACGTCTGCCCGATGATAaactccacctcctcctcgcgGTCCTCCGGGCTCCTCTTCCCGCGCCTCCCCGCGTCCCCCGGCTCGACCCTCGCCCTCCGCAATTCCGCGACCATCCCCTCCACGTGGTCCTCGCAATTCTCGGTCTGGCAACCCTCCTGCCACGTGCGATTCATCAGATCGTAAGTGTCGTCCGGTTGGCCGCCGATCTTGAATCGGCCGGCGCCCGACTCCAACCCTATCCTGCACTTGATCCCGCGGGGGTAGACGCCCGGGTAGCCGGGCGAGGACAATTTGCAGGATCTTCGCTCGTTCCTCACGGCGCACTCGAGGGGACACTCGGACGAGGGGGACGGGGAGAAGCCGCGGTGACGCTCGGACGCGAGCTGGGCGGGAAGTATGGAGAACTGGGCGGAGAATATCACGGGATTCTCGGCTGCGAACCTCACGTCCGAGTCCATTATGATCGTCAAATTGGGTCCCTTTCTCAGGAACAGTCTGTTCGGGAGTGATCGAGTTTGAGATCGAGAGTTAAAATGCTTTGTAATAACGATTTTCATTTGTGATGTAGTATAGAGGAGAGACGAAATGTCGGATGATTGTTATTGATACGTTTGAGGTTGGCCGTACGATGTGTGAAATGGCTCGATGTGCGTATATGACAGTCACCGCATAACGTGGTAAtgggtaattaattaaatttgcttGAAATAAGTTAGAAACGGTAATTGTGCAATGAGAGTAAAATTCAATACGgttaattatcttttcaattcGTGTAGTGCGAATTAGGATGTTATTAAATGATCGaagtataattgtatatatatatacgatacgtGGGATATGTCGGTAAGGAAGAAACGCGAAAGAGTAGGGGAGAgcgtgaaaaattgaaattgaacgcGAATTGATCGCGCGCAGGAGTGGGGAGGAAATATTTACACGAATTAAATTGCCGTGTTTATAAGCGGCTTGGAACCGCTACATTTCGACCAGCAGGCATCCGTTTTAATCCATTATCCGGCAGAGTGTGCCACTGTTCGGTTTCACAGCCTGCTGTGAATACTATTTCCAAccggttaattatttttcattaacgaTCCCACCGATCATTCCTCTCTTTTATCCATTTCGtattttctcttctatttttactACAAAGCTCTGAGATacgatgattattatttattctcggTAATTGAAgagttatttgtatttatgaattctctttttttttcctacgtATACGCATGCTCGGAGTAtcgtagaataaaaaagaagtggAATACTCGTGGAGTGTAATGCGATACGAGAATGTATTTCGAATCACTTGAAATTGAGATAACGAGCAATTCTCTCGGAAGGAAGAGAAACTTTCTAACGATCTCTCGTAACGATTTATATTgtacgtattatatatatatatatagtgtatatGTACACGAATTATTTGCAATGGTAATATTtgcatgtataataattacgtAAGGGGAAATATTCGTACCTGGTCGTGTTGCCGCTTACATAGCCGCAGTAACGTCCCGTTTCATCTTCAAGGTCCTCGCTACCATCGGAAAATTGAATGTAAGCACCCTCGCATCTGGTTTCTTTCAGGAAACCAACTTGCAGTTTCCTAACTTTCAACTCGATCACCTGCGTATAgtcaaattttaatcgttcctttctctattttttttctcctaatttttttcaatacttgAGATCATCCAATTTGCACTAATAggtgatattttatatcacgaTTGCtagatagaaatttaatttttttttttttcgattattttctcaatcgataaatcgtattttatcgatttgatCACCCGCTtggaaacaaatattaatcgttcctttctcttttttttctaattttttcaattaaaattatttgtaataatatgtgatattttatatattggtataaatagaattctaaatttaattttttttttcgattattttctcaaTCGATAAATCGTATTTTATCGACTCGATTACCTGCGTGGAAACAAAtcgttaaaaacaaattaattgtttctttctttttttctttttctaattttttcgatatttaagattatttgcACTAATAGGTGATATATCATTGGTAAatagaattctaaatttaattttttttttcgattattttctcaaTCGATAAATCGTATTTTATCAATCTAATTTTCAACTCGATCACCTGCgcagaatcaaatttttctttctttttttttttaattttttcgatattcaaaATCATCCAATTTGCactaatatatgatattttatatcacgattgcgtttaaattttgcattttagattttaaaattctaaatttaatctttttttattttctcaattattttttcaatcaacaGATCGTAATTTTCAACTCGATCACCCGCGtggaaacaaatattaatcgttcctttctataatttttctataattttttcgatatttaaaattatttgcactaatatttttatgatattttatatcacgaTTGTTAGatagaattctaaatttaatttttttttccgattattttttcaatagattttatttttatcaaacctGAGGATCTCTAGGAGGCGCTCTGATGCGAACAATGCATCGTCCCATTCGTCCTGTCCAACGTATCCATCCAACGGAATTTCTGATAGTGCGATTGCATCCTgcgaaacaatatttaatcctGTTTTAATCCTTTGCGCAACAAAATTTAACCGGCTAAAATTGTCACTGCAACGGGAGAAACGTTGCAAAATTGTGTATCGTGTTGCGtgcatgaaattgaaaaatatcatttgaaattCGAATGAGAAAACTGACAAATGCGAAACGTAacatctaattatttattctatcgcGCGCGTGTTCgagttatgtttttttttttttcgaaaacattgttttttaacgaaataaaatttacttttgctCGTTGCGATGAAAAAAACACGCTtcgtatttttcaaacaaatttttaaatcttcaacGCCGTCATTCCGCAAGAAGATGCAAAGAAAGGATTAAGAAACGAAACTTGAAtaattgctttttctttttttcgtaatgTTATTGTTCGAGCGagtaaagtattatttttaatcgttcgcAGAAACAAAAGAATCAAGCAAATATGCTTGATTCCACAAAAGGCATTGTAAAGTAGCAGTTAAGTGGATTAAAGTCAAACGGGGGAGGGATAGTAAAGCGAATTTAAGCAGTAGTTAAGCAGTTCTCTTTCGTAAATTTCTCTGTAACGTTTCAACAACAGTTCAAAGAAACGCAAAACAACTCGTTAATATACGTTTCCTTTTAATAATAGAGAAC encodes:
- the LOC726886 gene encoding LOW QUALITY PROTEIN: uncharacterized protein LOC726886 (The sequence of the model RefSeq protein was modified relative to this genomic sequence to represent the inferred CDS: inserted 1 base in 1 codon), which gives rise to MRWDAALYLLSLLLFSLANLCWALVETRGCNRTIRNSVGWIRWTGRMGRCIVRIRAPPRDPQVIELKVRKLQVGFLKETRCEGAYIQFSDGSEDLEDETGRYCGYVSGNTTRLFLRKGPNLTIIMDSDVRFAAENPVIFSAQFSILPAQLASERHRGFSPSPSSECPLECAVRNERRSCKLSSPGYPGVYPRGIKCRIGLESGAGRFKIGGQPDDTYDLMNRTWQEGCQTENCEDHVEGMVAELRRARVEPGDAGRRGKRSPEDREEEVEFIIGQTSYRGGRNGRRRLKKGRKDAGSEDIRRGNIGRAKXGWGGRRVVGRLSGGPGDQVAGGEGGRKKRVRHPQRVVRKKSMDSIRRNISPDTGDISDARIRSDGMGGQAEIARKGSSKEKINALQVVPEYRHGKKGRGTDKLGSTSCVGDYLTLLENVDGKMLEISKFCGEGQVPRILSRGRSIVVEFFAEKDGTVMHDGFQLSFQETEEGHALMTGVDQNCEFVYRSSERTRENIKSLQSWYPPNTLCSYKFVGRSSERIYVHMKIIRNEPGQEYTPQRRNFSLNYCSGNEIAVYNGIEVNNSILMWSYCDVSHQDINNIQVPLTSSGNELLIQYYSAKGSYDGQEFTYTISYRFVKKAQNSTSRRQIQDDFKLISLRPVNFSALNLNESENCNCDFGDRIGSFKNWFMVLVVLGIVSFLGAVLTIIALLAKCIKMRSMEKKLLQTPKL